One segment of Babylonia areolata isolate BAREFJ2019XMU chromosome 24, ASM4173473v1, whole genome shotgun sequence DNA contains the following:
- the LOC143298838 gene encoding cytochrome c oxidase assembly factor 5-like → MIAHVCVYVFLCICVYVCVLIHISDAGPNMPKYGTEDTVEDTKPKLACSGLRDDLRECLLKSDCVRKDGRTPRECLQLGNDPSFPMECQSLRAAFFECKRSLLDMRQRFRGRKGY, encoded by the exons ATgattgcacatgtgtgtgtgtatgtttttctgtgtatttgtgtgtacgtgtgcgtcctTATACATATAAGTGATGCAGGTCCAAACATGCCGAAGTACGGAACTGAAGACACAGTTGAGGACACAAAGCCGAAGTTGGCCTGCAGTGGTCTTCGGGATGACCTGAGAGAATGCTTGCTGAAAAGTGATTGTGTCAGGAAG GATGGGCGAACACCCAGAGAGTGCCTGCAACTGGGCAATGATCCCAGCTTTCCCATGGAGTGCCAGAGCCTCAGAGCTGCCTTCTTTGAGTGTAAAAGATCTCTT CTGGACATGAGGCAGCGATTCCGTGGCCGCAAAGGATACTGA